One genomic segment of Desulfocapsa sulfexigens DSM 10523 includes these proteins:
- the ppk2 gene encoding polyphosphate kinase 2 has protein sequence MANNKMHGIDKAVLDWLDEELQDTFDEDYELELSESELSLELKKIYNKQHLSPLDRKVYFKSLLALQAELIKMMTWAEHTGEKIVVIFEGRDSAGKGGVIKRITQRLNPRTCRVVALNKPTRNEKSQWYFQRYVQHLPSAGELVLFDRSWYNRSGVEQVMGFATPEQVEEFFQDVTEFERMIVRSGVRLIKYWFSITDEEQHLRFLMRIHDPLKQWKLSPMDLQARVRWEAYTKAKEDTLKRTNTPEAPWYIVEGNDKKRARLNCIRHLLDQIPYKEVPYEPITLPDRVRNPEYERAVLPPELYVPKKY, from the coding sequence ATGGCTAACAATAAAATGCATGGAATTGACAAGGCCGTCCTAGACTGGCTGGATGAAGAGCTGCAAGACACCTTTGACGAAGATTATGAACTGGAACTTTCAGAATCCGAGTTGTCGCTTGAGCTGAAAAAGATATACAACAAACAACATCTATCACCCCTTGACCGCAAAGTATATTTCAAGTCCCTCCTTGCACTCCAGGCTGAACTGATCAAGATGATGACATGGGCTGAGCACACCGGGGAAAAAATAGTAGTTATTTTCGAAGGACGTGATTCTGCTGGAAAGGGTGGTGTTATCAAGCGTATCACCCAAAGGCTCAATCCTCGGACCTGTCGAGTTGTCGCGCTCAACAAGCCGACTCGAAATGAAAAATCGCAATGGTACTTCCAGCGTTACGTGCAACATCTTCCTTCAGCCGGTGAACTCGTCCTGTTTGACCGATCCTGGTACAACCGGTCTGGAGTCGAGCAGGTAATGGGATTTGCCACACCAGAGCAAGTCGAGGAGTTCTTTCAGGATGTGACTGAATTTGAGCGCATGATTGTCCGTTCAGGGGTACGCCTGATAAAATACTGGTTCTCCATCACAGATGAAGAACAGCACCTGCGCTTTCTCATGCGCATCCACGATCCGCTGAAACAATGGAAATTAAGTCCAATGGATCTTCAAGCAAGAGTACGCTGGGAAGCATACACCAAAGCGAAAGAGGACACTCTAAAAAGAACAAATACCCCAGAGGCTCCCTGGTATATCGTTGAAGGCAATGACAAGAAACGAGCACGACTCAACTGCATTCGTCATTTGCTTGACCAGATTCCTTATAAAGAGGTCCCCTACGAACCAATCACGTTACCAGACAGGGTACGTAATCCAGAATATGAGCGAGCAGTACTACCACCAGAGCTGTATGTGCCGAAAAAATATTAA
- a CDS encoding peptidylprolyl isomerase yields MQQGKRQKQNDPMLSFHLMKFAFQDFQKSACNLTHQEYELAYQHANEEMLLHQVILTSDEACCVVIPDPTLQQTLLEIIAEYPDEATFYGTLEENNMKLDEYRTALHNDLRVETILSRIASTVQSVTAVEVRRYYNRNKTEFNQPEQRSANLIQIRFNPFLPSELNSAYKKIAAIHRRVTRNPVSFPKEARLFSDCNTAKNDGNLGRLAAGELCPELDRVLFTLQAGETSAIIRNSTGFSIIQCSEIHPARKLSIKEASLIIFPILLKKKQLEACRMWLQKLIQPSKETTP; encoded by the coding sequence ATGCAGCAGGGAAAACGCCAAAAACAGAATGATCCGATGCTGTCCTTTCACCTGATGAAATTTGCATTTCAGGATTTTCAGAAAAGTGCCTGCAACCTTACCCATCAGGAATATGAACTGGCGTATCAACACGCCAACGAGGAAATGCTTCTTCACCAGGTAATCCTCACTTCCGACGAGGCCTGTTGCGTAGTCATACCCGATCCAACTCTTCAACAAACCCTGTTGGAAATCATCGCTGAATACCCAGATGAGGCCACCTTCTACGGCACTCTTGAAGAAAACAACATGAAACTCGACGAATACAGGACCGCCCTGCACAATGACCTCCGTGTAGAGACGATACTCTCACGAATAGCATCCACGGTGCAATCTGTAACGGCAGTCGAGGTGCGACGCTACTACAACAGGAATAAAACGGAATTCAACCAACCCGAACAGCGCAGTGCTAATCTCATTCAAATTCGCTTCAACCCTTTTTTGCCTTCTGAACTCAATTCAGCCTATAAGAAAATCGCTGCTATCCACAGGAGAGTAACTAGAAATCCAGTATCTTTCCCAAAGGAAGCACGACTCTTTTCAGACTGTAACACTGCCAAAAATGATGGAAACCTGGGCCGCCTGGCCGCCGGTGAACTTTGCCCGGAACTGGACAGGGTACTGTTCACCCTTCAGGCTGGAGAAACAAGTGCTATTATTAGGAATTCGACTGGATTCAGCATAATACAGTGCAGTGAAATCCACCCCGCTAGAAAGCTGAGTATCAAAGAGGCCTCCCTTATTATTTTCCCCATTCTCCTGAAAAAAAAGCAGTTGGAGGCTTGCCGAATGTGGTTGCAAAAGCTTATTCAACCGAGCAAGGAAACCACGCCTTGA
- a CDS encoding thioredoxin domain-containing protein has protein sequence MKNTSEKNTALHSKQTNHLFHEKSPYLLQHVNNPVDWYPWSEEALSRAVSEDKPIFLSIGYSTCHWCHVMAHQSFEDQEIADFLNSYFIPIKVDREERPDVDQIYMAATQAMTGSGGWPMSLFLFPDTRPFYAGTYFPPRADYGRPGFMEILQAIKTAWLTDRESLSLSAEQVTSLLRKDTSDGRVSPEKAWLDKGFSQLEESYDPKYGGFGQAPKFPRPVVIDFLLRYYKSTGRKAARDMALVTLEQMAGGGMYDQIGGGFHRYSVDGRWRVPHFEKMLYDQSQLVFAYLSAFQLTGDSAYKEIVVEVLEYVLRDMRHPEGGFYSAEDADSVNPYNLEEHGEGAFYLWTEEEIDTLLTEKQAALIKAYYGVKAKGNALHDPQKEFTGRNIFYRDKELSEVAREVGLSEEEARDILQDARRSLLSHRQDRTAPHLDDKILTSWNGLMISAFARAAMVLGEKRYLAAANQATDFLLDRLTVDGELVRRWRDGDARYAAGLDDYSFLVQGLLDLYLASHDSIRLQAAVDLTEKMIRIFADEKGGFYDTPQSTQLLTRMRAAYDGAEPSGNSVAVMNLLRLAGLTGNNEWVALATESIESFGKTLSTYPPAMPMMLSAMDFQMDKPRQIVIAGTLEADDTRELLSEVHSRYLPNTLLLLADGGKNQQFLRGGLPFIGTVKKIDGRATAYVCEDFTCRIPVNTREGLRALLDEK, from the coding sequence ATGAAAAATACTAGTGAAAAAAACACTGCCCTCCACTCAAAACAGACAAATCATCTGTTTCATGAAAAGAGCCCTTATCTATTGCAGCATGTCAATAATCCGGTTGACTGGTATCCATGGAGTGAGGAGGCCCTTTCCAGGGCGGTGAGTGAGGATAAGCCAATCTTCCTTTCAATTGGTTATTCCACCTGTCACTGGTGTCATGTTATGGCCCATCAATCTTTTGAGGATCAGGAAATTGCAGATTTTCTGAACAGTTATTTTATTCCCATAAAGGTAGATCGGGAAGAGCGTCCGGATGTTGATCAGATTTATATGGCGGCAACCCAGGCCATGACCGGTAGCGGTGGCTGGCCCATGTCACTTTTTCTCTTTCCGGACACCAGGCCGTTCTATGCAGGAACATACTTTCCTCCACGTGCTGACTATGGGAGGCCGGGATTTATGGAGATACTGCAGGCCATTAAGACTGCCTGGTTAACGGACAGGGAGAGTTTAAGTCTTTCAGCAGAACAGGTAACATCTTTACTACGAAAGGATACTTCTGATGGCAGAGTGTCCCCTGAAAAGGCATGGCTGGATAAGGGTTTTTCTCAATTGGAAGAGAGTTATGATCCAAAGTATGGTGGATTTGGCCAGGCACCTAAGTTCCCACGGCCAGTGGTGATTGATTTTCTTCTTCGCTACTATAAATCAACTGGTAGGAAGGCAGCCCGTGACATGGCGCTTGTTACCCTGGAGCAAATGGCTGGCGGCGGAATGTATGATCAGATCGGTGGAGGATTTCATCGGTATTCGGTCGACGGCAGATGGCGGGTGCCCCATTTTGAGAAGATGCTCTATGATCAGAGTCAGCTCGTTTTTGCCTACCTGTCAGCGTTTCAGTTGACGGGAGATAGTGCGTATAAAGAAATAGTTGTCGAGGTCCTTGAGTATGTGCTTCGGGATATGCGGCATCCGGAGGGTGGCTTTTATTCAGCAGAGGATGCTGATTCTGTGAATCCCTACAATCTTGAAGAGCATGGTGAGGGAGCATTTTATCTGTGGACGGAGGAGGAGATAGACACTCTGTTGACGGAAAAACAGGCTGCTCTTATCAAGGCATATTATGGCGTGAAAGCAAAGGGAAATGCCCTTCATGATCCACAGAAAGAATTTACTGGTCGCAATATTTTCTACCGGGACAAAGAGTTGTCGGAAGTGGCAAGGGAAGTTGGGCTGAGTGAAGAGGAGGCCAGAGATATCCTTCAGGATGCCAGGCGCAGCCTGTTGAGCCATCGCCAAGATCGCACGGCACCCCATTTGGATGATAAAATCCTTACCTCATGGAACGGCTTGATGATCTCGGCTTTTGCACGAGCGGCTATGGTTCTCGGAGAAAAAAGGTATCTGGCTGCCGCAAACCAGGCCACGGATTTTCTTCTTGATAGACTTACGGTGGACGGAGAGCTTGTACGACGATGGCGGGATGGTGATGCACGATACGCTGCCGGACTGGATGATTACAGTTTTTTGGTTCAGGGTTTGTTGGATTTGTATCTGGCGAGTCATGATTCGATACGTTTGCAGGCGGCAGTCGATCTCACTGAAAAAATGATACGAATCTTCGCTGATGAAAAAGGAGGCTTCTATGATACTCCTCAATCAACACAACTGCTTACCAGGATGAGGGCAGCTTACGATGGAGCGGAACCATCGGGGAATTCCGTCGCCGTTATGAACCTGTTGCGCCTCGCAGGACTGACAGGGAATAACGAGTGGGTGGCTCTTGCCACAGAAAGTATTGAGTCTTTTGGAAAAACTCTGTCCACCTATCCGCCTGCCATGCCTATGATGCTCAGTGCCATGGATTTTCAGATGGATAAACCGAGGCAGATCGTTATAGCGGGTACGCTTGAGGCTGATGACACCAGGGAGCTCCTCAGTGAAGTGCATTCCAGGTATCTTCCCAATACTTTACTGCTTCTGGCCGATGGCGGGAAAAATCAGCAGTTCCTGCGTGGAGGCCTTCCTTTTATCGGCACGGTTAAAAAAATTGATGGTCGTGCGACGGCCTATGTATGTGAAGATTTTACCTGCAGAATACCTGTAAATACAAGAGAGGGCTTGAGAGCACTGCTTGACGAGAAGTGA